In the genome of Acidobacteriota bacterium, one region contains:
- a CDS encoding TonB-dependent receptor produces the protein MHARSRFFQLSFTVLLLLFSSDARAGQPAGTIAGHVLDPLGARVRGASVTLLREDARLSSATTDDEGAFSFPAPAERGRCRIEAVAPGFLTARLPPFFVDAAGRRDLRLVLSLGPFAQETVVSAAAAELPQSQVGASVTVIDRADLDASRKAEVLEALRTVPGAFVLQTGARGGTASLFLRGGNSGFAKVIVDGVPVNEIGGAFNFSDLQTTGIERVEVLRGANSVLYGTDALAGVVTVTTRRGRSRRPEVVYATEGGSFGTSRHTTSVAGAAGRLDYFSAFSRIDTDNQTPNGSFVNDTYTGRFGAAAGRTTDIDLAVRHSATRQGVPNAVDYFGIADDSSQRTTTTTVALSARSRLGSRLTTDVRVSSVEYSLRLDNPAPTGEPFDPFGFGPTYLGDVVTIRGANGTVATGRAVLDFGGAYPMRYDSESRRRSLYAVADYRLRPALSVAGGLRLDDEHGVSGAGLRQSVDRRDVGAFVEARAATGRLFVNAGLGVDHHTVFQTTVVPRLSVAAYLRAPAASARLGETKVTFNAGRGVKAPSLLQELSSLSSLVQASPSATLSVDPLRPERSTGLDVGLEQAALGGRVRLNVTWFENRFTDLIEYVGSTWLSRFGVADDLIAAAGYGAYMNSQAYRARGLETAVTAALAPPLRVTATYTYLSSRVTRSFDSSALLPSINPAYPDQPIGTYSPLVGGRPFRRPAHTGGVVLEYSQGPLRLFANASMAGRYDDSTFLSDPDFGSTMLLPNRDLGAAVRRVDATMSWALTPHVSAYVAVDNLLNAQYESASGYPALDRAGRAGLRIGFGGDRTPISPARQD, from the coding sequence ATGCACGCTCGCTCGCGGTTCTTCCAGCTTTCCTTCACGGTTCTCCTTCTGCTGTTCAGTTCCGACGCCCGTGCGGGGCAACCGGCCGGCACGATTGCCGGTCACGTGCTCGATCCGCTCGGCGCACGCGTTCGCGGCGCGTCCGTGACGCTCCTCCGCGAAGACGCGCGCCTCTCGTCCGCCACGACTGACGACGAGGGCGCGTTCTCGTTTCCTGCGCCGGCGGAACGTGGCCGATGCCGCATCGAGGCGGTGGCGCCGGGGTTCCTGACGGCTCGCCTGCCGCCGTTCTTCGTGGATGCGGCTGGCCGCCGCGATCTCCGGCTCGTGCTGTCGCTCGGGCCGTTCGCGCAGGAGACGGTGGTGTCCGCGGCAGCGGCCGAGCTGCCGCAGTCGCAGGTCGGGGCGTCCGTCACGGTGATCGACCGCGCCGATCTCGATGCGTCCCGGAAGGCCGAGGTGCTCGAGGCGCTGCGCACCGTGCCGGGCGCGTTCGTGCTGCAGACCGGCGCGCGCGGCGGCACCGCGTCGCTGTTCCTTCGCGGCGGCAACTCCGGCTTCGCGAAGGTCATCGTCGACGGCGTGCCGGTGAACGAGATCGGCGGCGCGTTCAACTTCTCGGATCTCCAGACCACCGGCATCGAGCGCGTCGAGGTGCTGCGCGGCGCGAACAGCGTGCTGTACGGCACCGACGCGCTCGCCGGCGTCGTGACCGTCACGACGCGGCGCGGCCGATCACGACGGCCCGAAGTCGTCTACGCGACGGAAGGGGGATCGTTCGGCACCTCGCGGCACACCACGTCGGTGGCCGGCGCGGCCGGGCGGCTCGACTACTTCTCCGCGTTCTCGCGGATCGACACCGACAACCAGACGCCCAACGGCTCGTTCGTCAACGACACCTACACGGGCCGGTTCGGCGCGGCGGCCGGTCGCACCACCGATATCGACCTGGCCGTGCGTCATAGCGCGACGCGCCAGGGCGTGCCGAATGCGGTGGACTACTTCGGCATCGCGGACGACTCGTCGCAGCGCACGACCACCACAACGGTGGCGCTCTCGGCGCGGTCTCGGCTCGGCAGCCGGCTGACGACGGACGTTCGCGTCTCGTCCGTCGAGTACTCGCTCCGACTGGACAATCCGGCACCGACCGGCGAGCCGTTCGATCCCTTCGGGTTCGGGCCGACCTATCTCGGCGACGTCGTCACCATCCGCGGCGCGAACGGCACCGTCGCGACGGGCCGGGCCGTCCTCGACTTCGGCGGCGCGTACCCCATGCGCTACGACTCCGAGAGCCGCCGCCGATCGCTCTACGCCGTCGCCGACTACCGGCTGCGTCCGGCCCTCAGCGTGGCCGGAGGGCTCCGGCTGGACGACGAGCATGGGGTGAGCGGCGCCGGGCTTCGCCAATCCGTCGATCGCCGCGACGTCGGTGCGTTCGTCGAAGCGCGTGCGGCGACCGGACGTCTGTTCGTCAACGCCGGCCTCGGCGTCGACCACCACACGGTGTTCCAGACGACCGTCGTGCCCAGGCTGTCGGTGGCGGCCTACTTGCGTGCGCCCGCCGCGAGCGCGCGCCTCGGCGAGACCAAGGTCACGTTCAACGCTGGAAGAGGCGTGAAGGCGCCATCGCTGCTGCAGGAGCTCTCGTCGCTGTCGAGCCTCGTGCAAGCATCGCCGTCCGCGACGCTTTCGGTCGATCCGCTGCGGCCCGAACGCAGCACCGGCCTCGACGTCGGCCTCGAGCAGGCGGCGCTCGGCGGGCGCGTGCGGCTCAACGTCACGTGGTTCGAGAACAGGTTCACCGACCTGATCGAGTACGTCGGCTCCACCTGGCTCTCGCGTTTCGGCGTGGCCGACGATCTCATCGCGGCCGCCGGCTACGGCGCGTACATGAACTCGCAGGCGTATCGCGCGCGTGGCCTCGAGACGGCCGTCACCGCCGCGCTCGCCCCGCCGCTCCGCGTGACCGCGACGTACACGTACCTGTCGTCGCGCGTGACGCGGTCGTTCGACAGCAGCGCGCTTCTGCCGTCCATCAACCCGGCCTATCCCGATCAACCGATCGGCACCTACTCGCCGCTCGTCGGCGGCCGGCCGTTCCGGCGTCCTGCGCACACCGGCGGCGTGGTGCTCGAGTACAGCCAGGGCCCGTTGCGCCTGTTCGCCAACGCCTCGATGGCGGGCCGCTACGACGACAGCACGTTCCTGAGCGATCCGGACTTCGGCAGCACGATGCTCCTGCCGAATCGCGATCTCGGCGCGGCGGTGCGTCGTGTCGACGCCACGATGTCCTGGGCGCTCACGCCGCACGTGTCGGCGTACGTCGCGGTCGACAACCTGCTGAACGCCCAGTACGAGTCCGCCTCCGGATACCCGGCGCTCGACCGCGCCGGCCGGGCCGGTCTGCGAATTGGGTTCGGCGGCGATCGCACGCCGATCTCACCAGCTCGGCAGGACTGA
- the fabD gene encoding ACP S-malonyltransferase — MSIACVFPGQGSQGKGMGGELFDRFADWTAEADAILGYSVRELCLEDPGGQLGLTAFTQPALFVVNAMTYRARSERGSTPPAYLAGHSLGEYNALVAAGVFDFATGLRLVQRRGALMGRVSGGGMTAVIGLEPARIEAVLAESEAGRRLDVANFNSFEQTVIAGPKDDLAAVAPALKAAGGRAIPLKVSAPFHSRYMREPMAEFVAFLAQFPLRAPAISVIANLTGRPYDPGRLRETLAEQIAHSVRWLDSMQYLIAHGVTELEETGPGAVLTKLAAQIRARAS; from the coding sequence ATGTCGATCGCGTGTGTGTTTCCAGGTCAGGGATCGCAGGGCAAGGGCATGGGCGGCGAGCTCTTCGATCGGTTCGCCGACTGGACCGCTGAAGCCGATGCGATCCTGGGTTACTCGGTTCGCGAGCTGTGCTTGGAGGACCCCGGCGGGCAGCTCGGGCTGACGGCGTTCACGCAGCCGGCGCTGTTCGTCGTCAACGCGATGACGTATCGCGCGCGGAGCGAACGTGGCTCGACGCCGCCTGCCTATCTCGCGGGGCACAGCCTCGGCGAGTACAACGCGCTCGTGGCGGCGGGTGTATTCGACTTCGCCACGGGGCTGCGTCTCGTCCAGCGTCGCGGGGCGCTGATGGGACGTGTGAGCGGCGGCGGCATGACGGCCGTCATCGGGCTCGAGCCCGCGCGGATCGAAGCGGTGCTGGCCGAGAGCGAGGCCGGGCGGCGGCTCGACGTCGCGAACTTCAATTCGTTCGAGCAGACCGTGATCGCCGGGCCGAAAGACGATCTCGCAGCCGTGGCGCCGGCGCTCAAGGCGGCCGGAGGCCGCGCGATTCCGCTCAAGGTGAGTGCGCCGTTCCATTCACGGTACATGCGCGAGCCGATGGCGGAGTTCGTCGCGTTCCTCGCGCAGTTCCCGCTGCGCGCGCCCGCCATTTCCGTGATCGCGAACCTCACCGGCCGGCCCTACGACCCGGGCCGGCTGCGCGAGACGCTCGCCGAGCAGATCGCGCACTCGGTGCGATGGCTCGACTCGATGCAGTACCTGATCGCGCACGGCGTCACGGAGCTCGAAGAGACCGGCCCCGGCGCCGTGCTGACGAAGCTCGCGGCGCAGATTCGCGCTCGCGCGTCGTGA
- a CDS encoding DUF4097 family beta strand repeat protein — protein sequence MRPRAVAITLWALCSISLTASACGGVPALLADGKRAEGTFSRTLQVTGPVSLDISTGSGRVVVVSGAAGHVVVEGQIRANEDGMFGRLTLDPEERVRRLVSAPPVEQSGGSIRIGHIDDEDLRRNISISYRVTVPADTAVVSRTGSGSQQIEGLARDVTVTTGSGSIRLRQIGGAVRASTGSGSIVADGIGGDFDARTGSGPIEGTGVSGRMMARTGSGGIRLAQSGPGDVDVSAGSGRIDLSGIRGGVRAHTSSGSLTVSGEQTADWRLSTSSGSVDVDLAGSPAFDLDASGGSIETEYPITVTGSLSRRRLRGAVNGGGPLLQVQTSSGRVRIR from the coding sequence ATGAGACCACGTGCAGTTGCGATCACCCTCTGGGCACTTTGCAGCATCTCGCTCACGGCCTCGGCTTGCGGCGGTGTGCCGGCGCTGCTCGCGGATGGCAAGCGAGCCGAGGGCACGTTCTCGAGGACACTTCAGGTGACGGGGCCCGTCAGCCTCGATATCTCCACTGGATCCGGCCGCGTCGTCGTGGTCAGCGGCGCGGCCGGGCACGTCGTGGTCGAGGGGCAGATCCGGGCCAACGAGGACGGCATGTTCGGGCGGCTGACGCTCGATCCGGAGGAGCGCGTCCGGCGCCTGGTCAGCGCGCCGCCCGTCGAGCAATCCGGCGGATCGATCCGCATCGGGCACATCGACGATGAAGACCTGCGCCGCAACATTTCGATCAGCTACCGCGTGACGGTGCCGGCCGATACTGCCGTCGTGTCGCGCACCGGGTCGGGTTCGCAGCAGATCGAGGGCCTCGCGCGGGACGTGACGGTGACGACCGGGTCTGGCTCGATCCGCCTGCGCCAGATTGGCGGCGCGGTGCGAGCGTCGACCGGCTCCGGCTCGATCGTCGCCGACGGCATCGGGGGCGACTTCGACGCGCGAACCGGCAGCGGTCCCATCGAGGGCACCGGCGTCTCCGGTCGCATGATGGCGCGGACCGGCAGCGGCGGCATTCGCCTCGCGCAGAGCGGCCCCGGAGACGTCGACGTGTCGGCCGGCTCCGGCCGGATCGACTTGTCGGGCATCCGCGGCGGCGTCCGCGCGCACACGTCGAGCGGCTCGCTGACGGTGAGCGGTGAGCAGACCGCCGACTGGAGGCTCTCGACGTCGTCCGGAAGCGTCGACGTGGATCTGGCCGGCAGCCCGGCGTTCGATCTGGACGCGAGCGGCGGCAGCATCGAGACCGAGTACCCGATCACGGTCACGGGCAGCCTGAGCCGGCGAAGGCTCCGCGGAGCGGTCAATGGCGGCGGACCGCTCCTTCAGGTTCAAACGTCCTCGGGCCGCGTCCGCATTCGATAG
- a CDS encoding FAD-binding oxidoreductase, whose amino-acid sequence MNSSASVVARLVQAVGEAQVSAAQAIEPRYLGDWMVTMTNGRPLAVIRPRTTADVSAALRICHDSGTPVVPQGGLTGLAGGATPIDSSVVISLERMSGVEEIDAAAATLTALAGTPLQAIQQAAADAGFLFPLDLGARGSAQIGGNVATNAGGNRVIRYGMTRDLVLGLEAVLADGTVVTSLNKLIKNNAGLDVRQLFVGSEGTLGIITRVVLRLFPQPRTQSVAFCALDGYDRVVAFLRHARAALGGTLSAFEMMWPDFYALVAHPASGLPAPLPAGAGAYVLVEALGASPAADAAAFEQMLTTAFEQGLIADSVVAQSAAEAKGLWSVRDAPGEFHRLLWPHVGFDIGLPIGVMGRFVEACGDALRRQWPGARTVFFGHVGDSNLHVNVKVREGEQPAADVNTLVYGLVREFGGTISAEHGIGLLKRPYLAYSRTAEEIAMMRTLKRALDPKGILNPGKVL is encoded by the coding sequence ATGAACAGCTCCGCGTCCGTGGTCGCGCGCCTCGTGCAGGCCGTCGGCGAGGCGCAGGTCAGCGCCGCTCAGGCGATCGAGCCGCGCTATCTCGGCGACTGGATGGTGACCATGACGAATGGCCGTCCGCTCGCGGTGATCAGGCCGCGGACGACGGCCGACGTGTCGGCCGCGCTGCGTATATGTCACGACAGCGGAACGCCGGTGGTGCCGCAGGGTGGGTTGACCGGGCTGGCTGGCGGCGCGACGCCGATCGACAGCAGCGTCGTGATCTCCCTCGAGCGCATGAGCGGCGTCGAGGAGATCGACGCCGCGGCGGCAACCTTGACGGCGCTTGCCGGCACGCCGCTCCAAGCGATCCAGCAAGCCGCGGCCGACGCCGGGTTTCTGTTTCCGCTCGACCTCGGCGCCAGGGGATCGGCGCAGATTGGGGGCAACGTCGCGACCAACGCGGGCGGGAACCGGGTGATTCGCTACGGCATGACGCGTGACCTCGTGCTCGGCCTCGAGGCCGTGCTGGCCGACGGCACGGTCGTCACCTCGTTGAACAAGCTCATCAAGAACAACGCCGGTCTGGACGTTCGCCAACTGTTCGTCGGCTCCGAGGGGACGCTCGGCATCATCACGCGCGTCGTGCTGCGGCTCTTTCCGCAGCCGAGAACGCAATCGGTCGCGTTCTGCGCCCTCGACGGTTACGACCGCGTCGTCGCCTTCCTGCGGCACGCGCGGGCGGCGCTCGGGGGAACGTTATCGGCGTTCGAGATGATGTGGCCGGACTTCTACGCGCTCGTCGCACACCCGGCATCAGGCCTCCCGGCGCCGCTTCCGGCCGGTGCGGGCGCCTATGTGCTGGTCGAGGCGCTCGGCGCGAGCCCGGCCGCCGACGCCGCCGCGTTCGAACAGATGCTGACGACGGCGTTCGAGCAGGGGCTGATCGCCGATTCGGTCGTCGCGCAGTCGGCGGCGGAGGCGAAAGGCCTCTGGAGCGTGCGCGACGCGCCCGGCGAATTCCACCGGCTGCTCTGGCCGCACGTCGGCTTCGACATCGGCCTGCCCATCGGCGTCATGGGCCGGTTCGTCGAGGCTTGCGGCGACGCGCTGCGCCGCCAATGGCCCGGTGCGAGGACGGTCTTCTTTGGGCACGTGGGCGACTCGAACCTGCACGTGAACGTCAAAGTCCGCGAGGGCGAGCAGCCGGCCGCCGACGTCAATACGCTCGTCTACGGGCTCGTGCGGGAGTTCGGCGGCACGATCTCGGCCGAGCACGGGATCGGCCTCCTCAAGCGGCCCTACCTCGCCTATTCGCGTACGGCCGAGGAAATCGCCATGATGCGCACGCTGAAGCGGGCGCTCGACCCGAAGGGCATTCTCAACCCCGGGAAAGTCCTGTGA
- a CDS encoding 4'-phosphopantetheinyl transferase superfamily protein: MPGLDPSPLADRDVVHVWHARTDEAFEDDARLARAHAWLSPAETDRYSRFRREVDRRMFALGRVMARRLVARSLGIAADWPWREGARGRPELGAVIAPPLSFNLAHSHGIVVCAISRCGEVGADVECRHRAALDRQLVRRFCAPAEAADIEAAGDEGWRDRFLRYWTLKEAYLKARGLGIAVHLSDLSFTIGDEITVAFSGSLAGTDPAWQFSLAELDGGHYVATAVGTARRPAFRLEPFPVDWLP; the protein is encoded by the coding sequence ATGCCTGGGCTCGACCCATCTCCCCTCGCCGATCGCGACGTCGTGCACGTCTGGCACGCGCGGACGGACGAGGCCTTCGAAGACGATGCCCGCCTCGCCCGCGCGCACGCGTGGCTCTCGCCGGCCGAGACCGACCGCTACAGCCGGTTCCGCCGGGAGGTGGATCGCCGGATGTTCGCGCTCGGGCGCGTCATGGCGCGAAGGCTCGTCGCACGCAGCCTCGGCATCGCGGCCGACTGGCCGTGGCGGGAAGGCGCGCGCGGCCGGCCCGAACTCGGCGCCGTTATCGCTCCGCCGCTCTCCTTCAACCTCGCGCACAGCCACGGCATCGTCGTCTGCGCGATCTCGCGGTGCGGCGAAGTCGGTGCGGACGTCGAATGCCGGCATCGCGCCGCCCTCGACCGCCAACTCGTGCGGCGGTTCTGCGCGCCGGCCGAGGCCGCCGACATCGAAGCGGCCGGCGACGAGGGCTGGCGCGACCGGTTCCTGCGCTACTGGACGCTGAAGGAGGCGTACCTCAAGGCGCGAGGCCTCGGGATCGCGGTGCACCTGTCGGATCTCTCTTTCACGATCGGAGACGAGATCACCGTGGCGTTCAGCGGCTCGTTGGCGGGAACCGATCCCGCCTGGCAGTTCTCGCTCGCGGAGCTCGACGGCGGCCACTACGTGGCCACCGCCGTCGGCACGGCACGGCGGCCGGCCTTCCGCCTCGAACCGTTTCCCGTCGACTGGCTTCCCTGA
- a CDS encoding metallophosphoesterase → MRLLAISDLHLAHRENREALLALPRFGDDAWLVLAGDTGERPEHLTLALDVLGERVGRVIWVPGNHDLWTHRHGTERTRGQDRYEELLAICRRHGALTPEDEYLEWPDAPGTFIVPMFLLFDYSFRPPDVPFDEARRWARDAGTRSADEHWLDPSPWSSVAEWCAARCDWTEARLDALPPHARTVLVNHWPLRYDLARPPRIPRFSLWSGTARTEDWARRYRARVTVSGHLHLRTTLWRDGARFEEVSLGYPRDWRQERGLAWYVREILPGAPPDLRFVPYRDPFLEGRALAESRTSTPRSPVPEAED, encoded by the coding sequence ATGCGGCTGCTGGCCATCAGCGATCTGCACCTCGCGCACCGGGAGAACCGCGAGGCATTGCTCGCGCTCCCCCGCTTCGGCGACGACGCGTGGCTCGTCCTCGCCGGCGACACCGGTGAGCGGCCGGAGCATCTGACGCTCGCGCTCGACGTCCTTGGCGAGCGTGTCGGCCGCGTGATCTGGGTGCCGGGCAATCACGATCTCTGGACGCATCGACACGGCACCGAGCGCACGCGTGGCCAGGATCGGTACGAGGAGCTCCTCGCGATTTGTCGACGTCATGGAGCGCTGACGCCCGAGGACGAGTACCTCGAGTGGCCTGACGCTCCTGGAACCTTCATCGTCCCGATGTTCCTGCTGTTCGACTACAGCTTCCGGCCGCCCGACGTGCCATTCGACGAGGCGCGGCGCTGGGCGCGTGACGCCGGCACGCGATCGGCCGATGAGCACTGGCTCGATCCGTCTCCGTGGTCATCGGTGGCCGAGTGGTGCGCGGCGCGGTGCGACTGGACCGAGGCGCGGTTGGACGCGCTGCCGCCCCATGCGCGCACGGTGCTCGTCAACCACTGGCCGCTCAGATACGACCTGGCTCGGCCACCACGCATCCCTCGGTTCTCGCTGTGGTCGGGCACGGCGCGCACCGAAGACTGGGCCAGGCGATATCGCGCGCGCGTGACGGTTTCCGGCCACCTGCACCTGCGGACGACGCTCTGGCGCGACGGCGCGCGGTTCGAGGAAGTGTCGCTCGGCTACCCGCGCGACTGGCGGCAGGAGCGCGGCCTCGCCTGGTACGTCCGCGAAATCCTGCCGGGCGCACCGCCCGACCTGCGATTCGTCCCATACCGCGATCCATTCCTGGAAGGACGCGCGCTGGCGGAGAGCAGGACGTCGACGCCGCGCTCACCGGTGCCCGAGGCGGAAGACTGA
- the ettA gene encoding energy-dependent translational throttle protein EttA: protein MPQFIYTMKGLGKTYPPDSVVFKDIWLSFFYGAKIGILGANGSGKSTLLRIMAGLDPDYHGEATLSAGYTVGYLPQEPALDASKSVRGNVEEGVAPIRALLTRFDEINEKFGQDLSPDEMDKVLEEQAKVQDAIEAAGAWDLDSKLEHAMDALRLPPPDAEVTTLSGGERRRVALCRLLLQSPDLLLLDEPTNHLDAESVAWLERFLHDYKGSVVAVTHDRYFLDNVAGWILELDRTRAFPYEGNYSGWLEQKQKRLALEEKQETRRQRTLAHELDWIRMSPRARQAKGKARLNAYEQLLAEDTTEKIENVEIYIPPGPRLGDVVVDASHLRKGYGDTLLIDDLSFTLPRGGIVGVIGPNGAGKTTLFRMLVGQERPDDGALKIGDTVQFGYVDQSRDSLSADKTVWEDISGGEDEILLGRKAINSRAYVSWFNFRGRDQQRKVGTLSGGERNRVHLAKLLQRGCNVLLLDEPTNDLDIDTLRALEDALLQFPGCAVVISHDRWFLDRIATHILAFEGDSHVEWFAGNFQDYEADKKRRLGADADQPHRIKYRKLMR, encoded by the coding sequence ATGCCGCAGTTCATCTACACGATGAAGGGGTTGGGCAAGACGTATCCGCCCGACTCGGTCGTCTTCAAGGACATCTGGCTGTCGTTCTTCTACGGCGCGAAGATCGGCATTCTCGGTGCGAACGGATCGGGCAAGTCCACGCTCCTCCGGATCATGGCCGGTCTCGATCCCGACTATCACGGGGAGGCCACGCTCTCGGCGGGCTACACCGTCGGATACCTCCCGCAGGAGCCGGCGCTCGACGCGTCGAAGAGCGTGCGCGGCAACGTCGAGGAGGGCGTCGCGCCGATCCGGGCGCTCTTGACGCGCTTCGACGAGATCAACGAGAAGTTCGGCCAGGATCTCTCGCCCGACGAGATGGACAAGGTGCTCGAGGAGCAGGCGAAGGTCCAGGACGCCATCGAAGCCGCCGGCGCCTGGGATCTCGACTCGAAGCTCGAGCACGCGATGGACGCGCTGCGCCTGCCGCCGCCCGACGCCGAGGTCACGACGCTCTCGGGCGGCGAGCGCCGCCGCGTCGCGCTGTGCAGGCTGCTGTTGCAGTCGCCCGATCTGCTGCTGCTCGACGAGCCGACGAATCATCTCGATGCCGAGTCGGTCGCATGGCTCGAGCGGTTCCTGCACGACTACAAGGGGAGCGTCGTCGCCGTCACGCACGACCGCTACTTCCTCGACAACGTGGCGGGCTGGATCCTCGAGCTGGACCGGACCCGCGCGTTCCCGTACGAGGGCAACTACTCCGGCTGGCTCGAGCAGAAGCAGAAACGGCTGGCGCTCGAGGAGAAGCAGGAGACGCGGCGCCAGCGCACGCTCGCCCACGAGCTCGACTGGATTCGCATGTCGCCGCGCGCGCGGCAGGCCAAGGGGAAGGCGCGCCTCAACGCGTACGAGCAGTTGCTCGCCGAGGACACGACGGAGAAGATCGAGAACGTCGAGATTTACATTCCGCCCGGCCCGCGCCTCGGCGACGTCGTCGTGGACGCCAGTCATCTGCGCAAGGGGTACGGCGACACGCTGCTCATCGACGATCTCAGCTTCACGCTGCCGCGCGGCGGCATCGTGGGCGTGATCGGGCCGAATGGCGCCGGGAAGACAACGCTGTTCCGCATGCTGGTGGGGCAGGAGCGGCCCGACGACGGCGCGCTCAAGATCGGCGACACCGTCCAGTTCGGCTACGTGGACCAGTCGCGAGACTCGCTGTCGGCGGACAAGACGGTCTGGGAGGACATCTCCGGCGGAGAGGACGAGATCCTGCTCGGCAGGAAGGCGATCAACTCCCGCGCGTACGTGTCGTGGTTCAACTTCCGCGGGCGGGATCAGCAACGAAAGGTCGGGACGCTGTCGGGAGGCGAGCGCAATCGCGTCCACCTCGCCAAGCTCCTGCAGCGTGGGTGCAACGTGCTCCTGCTCGACGAGCCGACCAACGACCTCGACATCGACACGCTGCGCGCGCTCGAAGACGCGCTGCTGCAGTTCCCGGGCTGCGCGGTCGTCATCTCGCACGACCGCTGGTTCCTCGACCGCATCGCGACGCACATCCTGGCCTTCGAAGGCGACAGCCACGTCGAGTGGTTCGCCGGCAACTTCCAGGACTACGAGGCGGACAAGAAGCGCCGGCTCGGCGCCGACGCGGACCAGCCGCACCGGATCAAGTACCGCAAGCTGATGCGCTGA